ACCGTCAGATCGGACAGCCAGAGCACGATCTGCTGGATCAGCCGGGTCCGGTTGCGCAGCAGAATCAGGTATCGGCCGAATTCCGCGACCGCCGACAGCGCGAACAGGATGGTGGTGGCGAGCAGCAGCCCGGCGACCCGTTCGGTGACCCAGTGCAGCGCCACCTGTACCCGCGTGCGCGGACCGACGGCGACCCGACGCGGCCGGTCCAGCAGACCCCAGCGCGGCGTCTCGGTGTAGTGCGGGGTGGCCGGATCGATCGGAGCGGTGGTGCGCGGCTGTTCGGATCGGGGGCCGCGGCCGGGCGGCCGGGCCACCCAGCGATAGTTGCGACGCTCCGGAGGCGCGTCGACCGGCGCCGGCGACAGCAGGACACCGCGGCACCGCGGGCACCAGTGCATCGGCGTACCGTGCACCGCCCAGCGGGCGCCGCACCGGGCGCAGGGTTGCACGACCGTACTACTCACGGGCTGCTCCCCCTTCCATCCAGTCGACCTTCTTCATCGGGTTGTGCGGGTGATCGGGGTCGGTGGACCGCCGATCGCGGTGGATCCTCAGTAGATCCTCAGTAGATCTTGGCCTCGTGGTCACCTTCGCCGTGCAGCGGGCGACCGGCCTGCTGCCAGGCCACCATGCCGCCGACGACCTGGAAGACCTCGAACCCGACGTAGGCCAGATATTTCGCGACCTCGATCGAGCGCCCGCCCTGGCGGCAGACGACGTAGATCTCGGCGTCGTAGTCCAATTCGTCCAGCCGTGCCGGAACATCCACCATCGGGATGTGCCGCGCGGCCGGCGCGTGACCGAGCTGCCATTCGTCGTCCTCGCGCACATCGAGCAGGATCGCGGAGACGGCACCGGATCCGGCACCCGCCGATGGTACGGCGTCGAATTCGGCGGGCAGGTCCTGAATCGGCACCGAGGGGATTTCGGAGCTCGTCACAATTGACGATCCTGCCATGTACCCCGGATCGGCGTGGAGTCCCGGCAGTGGGGCGCCCCGGTGAACTTCCGGTCTGTTCCGCCCGCCGATACCCTGCCGCACACCCCGAGCAAACCCGCCTGTGAATATCTCACCCCCAGTTATCCACATAATCCACAACCTCATCCACAGGTTGCGACTTGGCAGACCGGTCGGTACGCAACAAGGAGGGGTGAAAACGGAACGGGGGCCGCTCCGGGACTCCCCTCCTCGTCCCGGAGCGGCCCCCGCCGCCGCCTGCGGGCCTCCCGCACCGGCCGAACGGTGCTCCCACCGGCGGCCACGAGATCCCGACAACTACTTGGACGGGCGATACGTCCTTTCGGTTCCCTCCGTTCCCGAAAAAACCGACAACACTAGCGAGAAACCGAAATACCGCGTTTGACGGCGCGGAATCGGTAGCCTGGCGCTATGGACGCGAGCAGGGCGTTACTCGACGGATTGGATACGGCCGGGCTCAACACCGCACTCGCCGAGGCGACCTGCCTCGGGCTCGCGGTAGATGTCGCGGACGCACGACTTCGAATCGAACTGGAGGTGCTCACCCTCCCAGGGGAGGGACAATCCGCCGACGGCCGAGTGCTCCTGACGCTGTCCGGAGTCAGCCGGGTCGCGGCGTCGCTGCGCCAGCAGCGCTGGGACGATTTGGAACCGCACATCTTTCCGCTGACGCTCGACACCCTCGGGGACGCCATCTCCGGATTCGGCGGCGGCGCCCTCCACGGCTGGGATTTCATCGACGTCGACGACAGCGGCTGGGCGCTGTGGCGGGAGTTGCTGAGCTTCGACACCACCGTCAGCGATCGCCCAGCAGCCCACGTCCTCGAGTTCTCCCAGCAGGAAGGCACCGATCCGCGCGAACTGGATGTGCGGATCTGGTTCGAGGACATCACCATCGAGACCGCCGCCGGACGCCGGATCGGCCTCGAGGAGTTCGTGGCCGGTGCGCGGCGCTGGTGGAAAGCGCACGACTCGTGCGATCCGCGCACGATGCTGCCCGATGTCGCACCGCCGATGTAGCGCAGCGGATCGGTATCACCGCGCCGAGATGTATTCGGCGTGAATAAATCTCGGCGTTCGTTCCCGGCCCGACCATTTCGCGTGCATGTGCCCGCCGGGTCCTGGTCGCAAGGTCGATTTCCGATCGTGGGAATCTAGGGTGGACCGGACCCGGTTGCATCGAGCGGGTGTACGAATGAAGGTTGGTGTGCTCGACAACACCGGGTACACGCGCCGACATCATGAGGAAGGGACATCGTGGCTGAGTACACGCTGCCAGATCTGGATTACGACTACGGCGCCTTGGAGCCTCACATCTCCGGGCAGATCAACGAGATCCACCACTCGAAGCATCACGCCGCCTATGTCGCGGGTGTCAACACGGCACTCGAGAAGCTGGAAGCCGCTCGCGAGGCCGGCGACCACGGCGCGATCTTCCTGAACGAGAAGAACCTCGCGTTCCACCTGGGTGGTCACGTCAACCACTCCATCTGGTGGAAGAACCTGTCCCCCAACGGTGGCGACAAGCCGGTCGGCGAGCTGGCCGCGGCCATCGACGACCAGTTCGGTTCGTTCGACAAGTTCCGCGCGCAGTTCACCGCGGCCGCCAACGGTCTGCAGGGTTCGGGCTGGGCCGTGCTGGGCTACGACACCCTCGGCCAGAAGCTGCTGACCTTCCAGCTGTACGACCAGCAGGCCAACGTGCCGCTCGGCATCGTTCCGCTGCTGCAGGTCGACATGTGGGAGCACGCCTTCTACCTGCAGTACAAGAACGTCAAGGCCGACTACGTGAAGGCGTTCTGGAACGTCGTCAACTGGGCCGACGTGCAGGACCGCTTCGCCAAGGCCGTCGCTCAGGGCAAGGGCCTCATCTTCGGCTGAGAGTTCTCCGGCAGCCGGGTCCGCAGACAGTGGTCTGCGGACCCGGTTTCGTGTTTCAGGCGCGTTACCTGCGACTTAGCACTCTCTGGTACTTGTGTGCCAGACATTTTTCGAGGCATTCTCGGGTACTCCTATCTCAACGATAGGTCGAGGACGGGCTCGCTCATTCCGACGTAGCAGCCGCCCCCGTCAGAAGTTCGGGAGGCACACGATGCGTACGAACAATCCGGTCGGAGTCACGCCGTTTCAGGCGCACGGATCACTGCGAGGTTTCGTGATATCCGGTCGATGGCCCGATACGACGAAGGAATGGGCACAACTGCTGGCGCTGGCGGTACGGGTGGCGAGCCTGCCGGGCCTGCTGGCCACCAGCACCGTCTTCGGCGCCCGCGAGGAGCTGCCCGACGATCCGCATCCGGGCACCGTCGGCCTGGTGATGGCCGAGGGGCCGGTGCTGGG
The genomic region above belongs to Nocardia spumae and contains:
- a CDS encoding rhodanese-like domain-containing protein; translated protein: MTSSEIPSVPIQDLPAEFDAVPSAGAGSGAVSAILLDVREDDEWQLGHAPAARHIPMVDVPARLDELDYDAEIYVVCRQGGRSIEVAKYLAYVGFEVFQVVGGMVAWQQAGRPLHGEGDHEAKIY
- a CDS encoding superoxide dismutase, whose amino-acid sequence is MAEYTLPDLDYDYGALEPHISGQINEIHHSKHHAAYVAGVNTALEKLEAAREAGDHGAIFLNEKNLAFHLGGHVNHSIWWKNLSPNGGDKPVGELAAAIDDQFGSFDKFRAQFTAAANGLQGSGWAVLGYDTLGQKLLTFQLYDQQANVPLGIVPLLQVDMWEHAFYLQYKNVKADYVKAFWNVVNWADVQDRFAKAVAQGKGLIFG